A window from Sphingobacterium hotanense encodes these proteins:
- a CDS encoding helix-turn-helix domain-containing protein: protein MVCPRCEMAVEQILQRLDLPYSKVRIGEVQTSRNYQEAELVQLDRELQAIGFEILKDRKEQLVEDIKIALLSLVNSEDTNVLKTSQFLMDRFNMDYAYLSNTFSEIQGESIEKYLIHLRIEKVKELLHYDTPLSEIAFKLQYSSVAHLSTQFKKITGRTPSEFKRLLEERHRN, encoded by the coding sequence ATGGTTTGTCCGCGCTGCGAGATGGCGGTAGAGCAAATATTGCAAAGGCTAGACCTGCCCTATTCAAAGGTACGTATTGGCGAGGTGCAAACGTCTCGCAACTATCAGGAAGCCGAGCTAGTTCAGCTCGACCGTGAACTACAAGCTATCGGTTTTGAGATCCTGAAAGACAGAAAAGAACAGCTGGTTGAAGATATAAAAATAGCCCTATTAAGCTTGGTAAACAGTGAGGATACGAATGTTCTGAAGACCTCACAGTTCTTGATGGATCGATTCAATATGGACTATGCCTACCTGAGCAATACGTTTTCCGAAATACAGGGTGAGAGTATCGAAAAGTATCTTATACATCTTAGAATTGAAAAGGTGAAAGAGCTTCTCCATTACGACACGCCCTTATCGGAGATTGCTTTCAAACTGCAATACAGTAGCGTAGCACATTTAAGCACGCAATTCAAAAAGATTACCGGCAGAACGCCATCAGAATTTAAGAGGTTATTGGAGGAAAGGCATAGGAATTAA
- a CDS encoding tetratricopeptide repeat protein, giving the protein MNINKINTQMKSLKIGLAAVALALSTVAVQAQEKQHSDPNVRAGEKALLDGDFKTAAAQFEKALPTSGTDPDVVYLLGYSQFQNGDYKKSIGSFNKVIGLDAKNVHAYYYKAKANNNIAVNRELKLKESEREALLKSAIADYTKAIAINANDAKLYQNRAIAYRDLGILTGTKSSSNYNKTTATEAYNKAVTDYEKVLSYDASRKDIQTEVKKAKVYRDNLK; this is encoded by the coding sequence ATGAATATTAATAAAATCAATACACAGATGAAGTCTTTAAAAATTGGATTAGCCGCAGTAGCATTAGCACTTAGTACAGTAGCTGTACAAGCACAAGAGAAGCAACATAGTGACCCAAATGTTCGTGCGGGAGAGAAAGCACTATTGGATGGAGATTTTAAAACTGCTGCAGCGCAATTTGAAAAAGCACTTCCAACTTCCGGAACAGATCCAGATGTAGTGTATTTATTGGGCTATTCGCAGTTCCAAAATGGTGATTACAAGAAATCTATCGGTTCTTTCAATAAAGTTATCGGCTTAGATGCTAAAAATGTACATGCTTATTACTACAAAGCAAAAGCAAACAACAATATCGCTGTAAACCGCGAATTGAAATTGAAAGAATCTGAGCGCGAAGCATTATTGAAATCTGCAATTGCAGACTATACAAAAGCAATCGCAATCAATGCGAATGACGCGAAATTATATCAAAACCGTGCAATCGCTTACCGTGACTTAGGAATTTTAACTGGTACTAAATCATCGTCAAACTACAACAAAACAACTGCTACAGAAGCTTACAACAAAGCGGTAACAGATTACGAAAAAGTATTAAGCTATGACGCTTCTCGTAAGGATATCCAAACAGAAGTTAAGAAAGCGAAAGTTTATCGTGATAACTTGAAATAG